The following are encoded together in the Coffea arabica cultivar ET-39 chromosome 1c, Coffea Arabica ET-39 HiFi, whole genome shotgun sequence genome:
- the LOC140038925 gene encoding uncharacterized protein gives MVEPSSPPTGLQPKEPWILFVDGVSSKEGSGAGLLFTSPTGEELTYTLRFYFPTSNNEAEYEALLTGLWIAHQMGITAIKVRSDFQLVVYQVRGEYETNENVMKKYLAKVREAIALFNTFEIERVPRSRTNARTPCQNWRPPRLPT, from the coding sequence ATGGTTGAGCCGAGCTCTCCACCCACGGGGTTACAGCCGAAAGAGCCGTGGATATTATTCGTAGACGGGGTCTCGAGCAAGGAAGGGAGCGGTGCCGGCCTGCTGTTCACCTCGCCCACCGGGGAAGAGCTGACCTATACGCTCAGATTCTACTTCCCGACATCCAACAATGAGGCTGAGTACGAGGCCCTATTGACAGGATTGTGGATAGCCCACCAGATGGGTATAACCGCGATCAAAGTCCGGAGCGACTTTCAACTCGTAGTCTACCAGGTTCGCGGGGAGTACGAAACCAATGAGAACGTCATGAAGAAATACTTGGCTAAAGTTAGAGAGGCAATAGCTCTGTTCAATACTTTCGAAATCGAGCGGGTGCCGAGATCCCGAACAAACGCGCGGACGccctgtcaaaactggcgtcctCCTCGTTTACCCACCTAA